The following proteins come from a genomic window of Archocentrus centrarchus isolate MPI-CPG fArcCen1 chromosome 3, fArcCen1, whole genome shotgun sequence:
- the slc5a7a gene encoding high-affinity choline transporter 1 → MAIHVEGLVAIAVFYLLILFVGIWAAWKNKHSGEAEGTDRSETIMVGGRDIGLFVGGFTMTATWVGGGYINGTAEYVYLPDYGLAWAQAPFGYALSLVLGGLFFAKPMRSRGYVTMLDPFQQLYGKRMGGLLFIPALMGEIFWSAAILSALGATLSVIVDINIKMSVVISALIAIFYTLVGGLYSVAYTDVVQLFCIFVGLWISVPFALINPAVSDITVTAVKQLYQSPWIGSVQKNDTWVWIDNFCLLMLGGIPWQVYFQRVLSASSATYAQVLSFLAAFGCLIMAVPSVLIGAIGASTDWNQTSYGSIPPKNKDEADMILPIVLQHLCPPFVSFFGLGAVSAAVMSSADSSILSASSMFARNIYQLAFRQSASDREIVWVMRITIFVFGGLATIMALVTGTVYGLWYLSSDLVYVIIFPQLLSVLFVKGTNTYGSVAAYLFGMVLRIGGGEPYLQLPPFIYYPGWTTEERKHHITGETEEVVVQKFPFKTVSMLASFLGNVVFSYLAKYLFESGKISHKYDFLDAVVSKHSGEIMDKTTLVTRGNTIGLSEMAPMKPRLSVTLAAAFTRRDTLPTETVEEEEEESSPDSSHHEEE, encoded by the exons ATGGCCATCCATGTAGAAGGGCTTGTGGCTATCGCGGTCTTCTATCTGCTGATCCTGTTCGTCGGCATCTGGGCGGCATGGAAGAACAAGCACTCCGGGGAGGCGGAGGGCACCGACCGCAGCGAAACCATCATGGTCGGAGGGAGAGATATTGGATTATTTGTGGGTGGATTCACCATGACAG CAACCTGGGTTGGAGGAGGGTACATCAATGGCACTGCTGAGTATGTGTATCTTCCAGATTATGGCTTGGCTTGGGCTCAAGCCCCCTTTGGGTACGCACTCAGTCTTGTTCTGG GTGGCCTTTTTTTTGCTAAGCCCATGCGTTCACGAGGTTACGTCACTATGTTGGACCCATTCCAGCAGCTGTACGGGAAGCGTATGGGAGGCCTTCTGTTCATACCTGCACTCATGGGTGAGATTTTCTGGTCTGCTGCCATCTTATCGGCCCTCG GTGCCACTCTGAGTGTCATCGTGGACATCAACATTAAGATGTCTGTGGTCATCTCTGCGCTTATTGCAATCTTTTACACCCTGGTTGGAGGACTTTACTCCGTGGCCTACACAGATGTTGTGCAGCTGTTTTGCATCTTTGTCGGCCTG TGGATCAGTGTCCCTTTTGCTTTGATCAACCCTGCGGTGTCAGACATCACTGTTACTGCCGTGAAGCAGTTGTACCAGTCACCCTGGATAGGCAGCGTCCAGAAGAATGACACTTGGGTCTGGATCGACAACTTTTGCCTCCTG ATGCTGGGAGGAATACCCTGGCAAGTGTATTTCCAGAGAGTCCTGTCAGCCTCTTCTGCTACGTACGCCCAGGTCCTCTCCTTCCTGGCTGCTTTTGGGTGCCTCATCATGGCTGTGCCCTCCGTTCTCATCGGGGCCATTGGGGCCTCCACAG ACTGGAACCAGACATCTTACGGTTCCATTCCTCCTAAAAACAAGGATGAAGCAGACATGATTTTACCCATCGTGCTCCAACACCTTTGCCCTCCATTTGTCTCATTTTTCGGTTTGGGagctgtttctgcagctgtcatGTCATCTGCAGATTCCTCCATCCTTTCAGCAAGCTCCATGTTTGCAAGGAACATCTACCAGCTTGCCTTCAGACagtca GCATCTGACCGTGAAATTGTGTGGGTGATGCGGATCACTATCTTTGTGTTCGGCGGTCTTGCCACCATAATGGCACTGGTAACCGGCACAGTTTACGGCCTCTGGTATCTGAGCTCCGATCTGGTTTACGTCATCATCTTcccccagctgctcagtgtgcTCTTTGTCAAAGGAACCAACACTTATGGCTCAGTGGCTGCGTACCTGTTCGGTATGGTGTTGCGTATAGGTGGAGGTGAACCCTACCTGCAGCTTCCTCCATTCATTTACTACCCTGGATGGACGACTGAGGAGCGGAAGCACCATATAACTGGAGAAACTGAGGAAGTTGTGGTCCAAAAGTTCCCCTTCAAGACCGTATCAATGCTGGCCTCTTTTCTGGGTAATGTTGTTTTCTCATACCTGGCAAAGTATCTGTTTGAGAGCGGCAAGATTTCACACAAATACGACTTTCTTGACGCGGTGGTGTCCAAGCACAGTGGAGAGATTATGGATAAAACTACGCTTGTGACTCGTGGCAACACCATTGGGCTGTCGGAAATGGCGCCCATGAAACCACGGCTGAGTGTGACCTTGGCGGCAGCCTTTACACGCCGTGACACATTGCCAACAGAAAcagtagaggaggaggaggaggagtcaagccctgaCTCCTCCCACCATGAGGAGGAATGA
- the arl6 gene encoding ADP-ribosylation factor-like protein 6, with protein MGLFDKLAGWLGLKKEVNVLCLGLDNSGKTTVINKLKPSNAQVQDIVPTIGFSIEKFKTSSLSFTVFDMSGQGRYRNLWEHYYKEGQAIIFVIDSADKLRMVVAKEELDTLLNHPDIKHRRIPILFYANKMDLRDALTSVKVSQLLCLENIKDKPWHICATNALTGDGLQEGVDWLQDQIKTMRT; from the exons ATGGGGCTGTTTGACAAGTTGGCAGGATGGCTGGGCTTAAAGAAAGAGGTGAACGTCCTCTGTCTCGGTCTGGACAACAGCGGAAAAACCACAGTCATCAACAAACTGAAGCCCTCGAAT gcCCAGGTACAAGACATTGTCCCAACAATTGGCTTCAGCATAGAGAAGTTCAAGACATCCAG tctttctttcacagtgttTGACATGTCTGGTCAAGGCAGATACAGAAACCTTTGGGAACATTACTACAA GGAAGGCCAGGCTATCATATTTGTCATTGATAGTGCAGACAAACTGAGGATGGTTGTGGCCAAAGAAGAACTGGACACATTACTAAATCATCCTG ATATTAAACACAGGAGGATCCCCATTCTGTTCTATGCTAACAAGATGGATTTGAGGGATGCTCTGACTTCAGTCAAGGTCTCACAGCTGCTCTGTTTGGAGAACATCAAAGACAAACCCTGGCACATCTG tgcCACCAATGCTCTGACAGGAGACGGTTTACAGGAGGGAGTTGACTGGTTACAAG ATCAAATCAAAACAATGCGAACATGA